A DNA window from Coffea arabica cultivar ET-39 chromosome 6c, Coffea Arabica ET-39 HiFi, whole genome shotgun sequence contains the following coding sequences:
- the LOC113693170 gene encoding protein FAR1-RELATED SEQUENCE 5-like encodes MDCSKLTEDGTPELGMEFNSEEDAYQFYNKYAFKMGFSVRKDYLNKDKDGVTTSRRYSCCKEGVKRKYEGDVMPKRTRAPTKTGCGAKMVIVLFRGTMKYRVHDLVLEHNHELHIAQCAHMMPSQRKVSETQGFQAEISEDAGLSLKQSHELMGKEAGGMGNVGYTREDLKRYLRTRRERSLKYGEAGSMLNYFQEQTLENPSFFHAVQLDCEEQITNIFWADAGMLIDYKFFGDVVTFDTTYKTNKEYRPLGVFVGFNQHRQIVIFGAALMYDETIDSFKWVFGTFLEAMCGKRPSTILTDQDHAMAAALSVVMPETFHGLCTFHIRRNFMKHLGNHYKENSDLPYMFGACMYEFEEVEQFNRVWEAMVKKHNLENNEWLSGLYRIRDKWARCMMKERWTAGMRSTQLSESLNAAIKNHLKLDHDLVQFFRHFNRVVDEKRHNELIAEYEMRQKLPMVGLRQTPMLVHASETYSPTVFVAFQNEYGESTAMVILRQQDAAMIVEFAVMRYDGGPERIVVFNRNDLSVRCSCKKYENEGILCGHALKVFDTVGIKIIPPEYIKRRWTKRARAGDCFDRRRREVVADPKIMISTRYRELAPAMIKVATRAAMSEDTSKVAITVISDLAKRVELLLSESEEQPLQNQKNLNMEERDKIEIVNEMGEAVVARGIKKRGGGKKSRVMRSWIDKFDRVKRKSRLSRTTQTTASESEPTSISYEEYMFMGCRSSTDSVSTHSMSQTVNDPPNAIAPNIDESETEERAALLTHCDVDAYHVFAPSPQGRNNTQGLQLRVDVASPENEIDE; translated from the exons ATGGATTGCAGCAAATTGACAGAAGATGGGACCCCTGAGTTAGGAATGGAGTTCAACAGCGAAGAGGATGCGTACCAGTTTTACAACAAATATGCCTTTAAAATGGGTTTTAGTGTACGTAAAGACTATTTGAATAAAGACAAAGACGGCGTGACCACGTCTAGGAGATATAGTTGCTGCAAGGAAGGTGTAAAGCGCAAGTACGAAGGTGATGTGATGCCAAAGAGGACACGAGCGCCGACGAAAACAGGGTGTGGAGCTAAAATGGTTATCGTGTTGTTTAGAGGAACAATGAAGTACCGTGTGCATGACCTTGTCTTAGAGCATAACCATGAGTTGCACATTGCTCAATGTGCGCACATGATGCCATCACAAAGAAAAGTGAGCGAGACTCAAGGATTCCAAGCTGAAATAAGCGAGGACGCTGGGCTTTCATTGAAACAGAGTCATGAGCTTATGGGAAAGGAGGCAGGTGGGATGGGAAATGTGGGATATACTCGGGAAGACCTGAAACGATATCTTCGTACTCGACGGGAAAGGAGTTTGAAATATGGAGAAGCAGGTAGCATGCTGAATTATTTTCAAGAGCAAACACTCGAGAATCCATCGTTTTTTCATGCCGTACAGCTGGACTGTGAAGAGCAGATAACGAATATCTTTTGGGCTGATGCAGGAATGTTAATTGACTACAAATTTTTTGGAGACGTAGTCACATTCGAcacaacctacaaaacaaataaagaatacCGGCCACTTGGAGTGTTTGTGGGTTTTAACCAACATAGGCAAATTGTGATATTCGGTGCTGCCCTTATGTATGATGAGACTATAGATTCTTTCAAATGGGTGTTTGGTACATTTCTAGAAGCAATGTGCGGAAAGCGTCCAAGTACCATACTAACCGACCAAGATCATGCCATGGCAGCCGCTCTTTCAGTTGTTATGCCTGAAACATTTCACGGTCTATGTACGTTTCACATAAGGCGTAATTTTATGAAACATCTTGGCAATCACTACAAGGAAAATAGTGATCTTCCATACATGTTTGGTGCATGCATGTATGAGTTTGAAGAAGTGGAACAATTCAATAGGGTGTGGGAGGCGATGGTGAAGAAACACAatcttgaaaataatgaatggCTCTCCGGGTTGTATAGAATTCGTGATAAATGGGCAAGGTGCATGATGAAAGAAAGATGGACCGCGGGAATGCGAAGCACCCAACTTAGCGAAAGCCTAAATGCAGCaattaaaaatcatttgaaactgGATCATGACCTTGTGCAGTTCTTTAGACATTTCAATCGGGTGGTTGATGAAAAGAGACATAATGAACTGATCGCAGAATATGAAATGAGGCAAAAGCTCCCCATGGTCGGGTTAAGGCAAACACCTATGCTTGTGCATGCATCAGAGACGTATTCACCAACCGTATTTGTTGCATTCCAAAATGAATATGGCGAGTCAACAGCTATGGTTATATTGAGACAGCAAGATGCAGCGATGATTGTGGAGTTTGCGGTCATGAGGTATGATGGAGGACCTGAAAGAATAGTGGTATTCAATCGAAATGATCTAAGTGTACGTTGTAGTTGCAAAAAATACGAGAATGAAGGCATTTTATGTGGGCACGCGTTGAAGGTGTTTGATACTGTGGGCATAAAAATAATTCCTCCTGAATACATTAAGAGGCGATGGACAAAAAGAGCTCGGGCTGGAGACTGTTTTGATCGGCGAAGACGGGAAGTTGTGGCTGATCCTAAAATAATGATTTCAACTCGTTATCGGGAGCTCGCTCCAGCCATGATTAAGGTCGCAACTCGAGCAGCAATGTCGGAGGACACCAGCAAAGTAGCAATCACTGTCATATCCGATTTGGCAAAGAGAGTTGAGCTCCTCCTCTCAGAAAGTGAAGAACAACCtttgcaaaatcaaaaaaatctgaATATGGAGGAAcgggataaaattgaaattgtgAATGAAATGGGGGAGGCAGTAGTCGCAAGAGGCATTAAAAAACGAGGTGGTGGGAAGAAAAGTAGAGTGATGCGAAGTTGGATCGATAAATTTGACAgagtaaaaagaaaatctagATTATCAAGGACTACACAGACTACg GCCTCAGAATCGGAGCCGACATCGATTTCATATGAGGAATACATGTTTATGGGATGTCGTTCATCTACTGACTCTGTTTCG ACGCATTCAATGAGCCAGACAGTGAATGACCCTCCAAACGCTATTGCTCCGAATATCGATGAAAGTGAAACG GAGGAGCGTGCAGCACTTTTAACACACTGTGATGTTGATGCATATCATGTATTTGCACCTTCACCCCAG GGAAGAAATAACACCCAGGGATTGCAACTTCGCGTTGACGTCGCCTCCCCCGAGAATGAGATTGATGAATGA
- the LOC113694212 gene encoding UDP-N-acetylglucosamine transferase subunit ALG14-like produces MENSNNHYCLSITPSSLVLLSIIGFITLILIRALYIIHRSSQPRSASSQQKPLSTLIVLGSGGHTAEMINLLNVLQKNSFTPRYYIAAATDNMSLQKAQVLENSWLNEGGDEEVGSAKFMQIYRSREVGQSYITSVGTTLIALAHALWLMIKIRPHVILCNGPGTCIPLCAIAFIFKVLCPSSASVPYLNSCKLRRFLELDGHIYSMLKALQE; encoded by the exons ATGGAGAATAGCAACAATCATTATTGTCTCTCAATCACACCTTCAAGCTTAGTACTTTTATCAATTATTGGGTTTATTACCTTGATCTTGATCCGGGCTTTATACATTATACATCGGAGCAGCCAACCTCGTAGTGCCTCGTCACAGCAAAAGCCCCTCAGCACCCTCATTGTTCTGGGTTCGG GTGGTCATACAGCAGAGATGATTAATTTGTTGAACGTGCttcagaaaaatagttttacGCCTAGGTATTATATTGCTGCTGCGACTGATAACATGAGCCTTCAAAAGGCACAAGTTCTTGAAAACTCTTGGCTCAATGAG GGAGGAGATGAAGAGGTTGGATCTGCTAAATTCATGCAGATATACCGAAGCCGAGAGGTCGGTCAATCATATATAACCTCTGTTGGAACCACCTTAATTGCTTTGGCTCATGCATTGTGGCTAATGATAAAGATCAGACCTCATGTG ATTTTGTGCAATGGACCTGGAACTTGTATACCTCTTTGCGCAATTGCTTTCATCTTCAAGGTTTTATGTCCTTCATCTGCAAGTGTGCCATACCTCAAT AGTTGCAAACTCAGAAG ATTCTTGGAATTAGATGGTCATATATATTCTATGTTGAAAGCATTGCAAGAGTGA